In Aegilops tauschii subsp. strangulata cultivar AL8/78 chromosome 3, Aet v6.0, whole genome shotgun sequence, one genomic interval encodes:
- the LOC109774786 gene encoding probable calcium-binding protein CML31, whose protein sequence is MVASKSGELRALFASLDQDADGRISAAELRGCMRATLGEDVPAEEAEALVASADADGDGLLCEAEFLELAQQASWAGVEEGDDELRTRALREAFGMYEMEGQGCITPTSLGRMLGRLGAERGAGECRAMICRFDLDGDGVLSFDEFKIMMS, encoded by the coding sequence ATGGTTGCGTCAAAATCGGGCGAGCTGAGGGCGCTGTTCGCGTCACTGGACCAGGATGCGGACGGCAGGATCTCGGCGGCAGAGCTGCGGGGGTGCATGCGGGCCACGCTGGGCGAGGACGTGCcggcggaggaggccgaggcGCTGGTGGCGTCGGCGGACGCGGACGGTGACGGGCTGCTGTGCGAGGCCGAGTTCCTCGAGCTGGCGCAGCAGGCGTCCTGGGCGggcgtggaggagggggacgacgaGCTGAGGACCCGGGCGCTGAGGGAGGCGTTCGGGATGTACGAGATGGAGGGGCAGGGATGCATCACGCCGACCAGCCTGGGCCGGATGCTTGGCAGGCTTGGCGCCGAGCGGGGCGCCGGCGAGTGCCGCGCCATGATCTGCCGGTTCGACCTTGACGGCGACGGCGTGCTCAGCTTCGACGAGTTCAAGATCATGATGAGCTAG